A section of the Oryzias latipes chromosome 8, ASM223467v1 genome encodes:
- the LOC101159195 gene encoding lysophosphatidic acid receptor 2 gives MVEPKLNVMASESSESNQCYHNESITFFYANVNKTINENWTPRDITVIALGLTVCVIVLLANLMVMVAIFKNQRFHFPIYYLLGNMAAADLFAGMAYANLMLNTGPWTAELSKKQWYIRGALIDISLTASVANLLAVAVERHQTILTMQLHSNMTKRRVVLLIVCIWAAAILMGLVPSLFWNCECDVSNCSSVAPLYHRRFLIFWAILNLLTFLIMVFIYAHIFIHVKRHWSYISQHSSEVRHNQTVVNLMKTISMVLGAFVICWTPGLMVLLVDGVMGTKSDANRIEKYCLAIAECNSLVNPIIYSLRDDEMRRTFKSILCCLCGRTADQREENCPIDIKASLQEFPLNWDQKFQDQAL, from the exons ATGGTGGAGCCTAAATTAAACG ttaTGGCTTCTGAGAGCAGTGAGTCAAATCAATGCTACCACAATGAAAGTATCACCTTCTTTTATGCCAACGTCAACAAGACCATCAATGAAAACTGGACGCCGCGGGACATTACAGTCATCGCCCTGGGCTTGACCGTATGCGTCATTGTACTCCTGGCCAACCTGATGGTGATGGTGGCCATCTTCAAGAACCAACGTTTCCACTTCCCCATCTACTATCTCCTGGGGAACATGGCCGCAGCAGACCTTTTTGCCGGCATGGCTTATGCCAATCTGATGTTGAACACGGGTCCCTGGACCGCGGAGCTCTCCAAGAAGCAGTGGTATATTCGTGGAGCTTTGATCGACATCAGCCTGACTGCTTCTGTAGCCAACCTTCTAGCGGTGGCTGTGGAGCGCCACCAGACCATCCTCACTATGCAGCTGCACAGCAACATGACCAAGCGGCGTGTGGTGCTGCTCATAGTCTGCATCTGGGCAGCGGCGATCCTCATGGGTCTGGTGCCCTCTCTGTTCTGGAACTGTGAATGCGACGTTAGCAACTGCTCGTCTGTTGCTCCTCTCTACCACCGCCGCTTCCTCATCTTCTGGGCGATTCTCAATCTGCTCACTTTCTTGATTATGGTGTTCATATACGCTCATATCTTCATTCATGTGAAACGCCACTGGAGCTACATCTCCCAGCATTCCTCTGAGGTGCGACACAACCAGACTGTGGTCAACCTGATGAAAACAATATCCATGGTTCTAG GCGCCTTCGTGATCTGCTGGACTCCTGGGCTCATGGTTCTGCTCGTGGACGGTGTGATGGGCACAAAAAGCGACGCCAACCGCATTGAGAAGTACTGCCTGGCAATAGCGGAGTGCAACTCCCTGGTCAATCCCATCATATATTCGCTGCGGGACGATGAGATGCGGAGGACGTTCAAGTCCATCCTGTGCTGTCTGTGTGGGAGAACCGCAGATCAGAGGGAGGAGAATTGCCCCATTGACATCAAGGCTTCACTGCAGGAG TTTCCTCTTAATTGGGATCAGAAGTTCCAGGATCAGGCCTTGTGA
- the LOC101159440 gene encoding pre-B-cell leukemia transcription factor 1 isoform X4, whose protein sequence is MDDQTRMLTGLTGLGGLPQPDVGDPDSVRKQQSLGQPQQDIGDILQQIMAITDESLDEAQARKHALNCHRMKPALFSVLCEIKEKTVLSIRGVQEEDPPDPQIMRLDNMLLAEGVSGPEKGGGSAAAAAAAAAAGGSPTDSSIEHSDYRAKLAQIRQIYHSELEKYEQACSEFTNHVMNLLREQSRTRPISPKEIERMVAIIHRKFSSIQMQLKQSTCEAVMILRSRFLDARRKRRNFNKQATEVLNEYFYSHLSNPYPSEEAKEELAKKCGITVSQVSNWFGNKRIRYKKNIGKFQEEANLYAVKTAVDAANVSAQASQANSPATPNSGGYPAPCYTPDGRL, encoded by the exons ATGGATGATCAGACCAGGATGTTAACTGGTCTCACCGGACTCGGTGGACTACCGCAACCCGATGTTGGTGACCCAGACTCGGTCAGAAAACAGCAGTCCCTTGGTCAACCGCAACAAGACATTGGGGATATTCTACAGCAAATAATGGCCATCACCGACGAAAGCCTGGACGAAGCACAGGCCAG GAAGCATGCCCTGAATTGTCACAGAATGAAGCCGGCGCTTTTCAGCGTTCTCTGTGAAATCAAAGAGAAGACTG TGCTGAGTATACGTGGTGTGCAGGAGGAAGATCCCCCAGATCCTCAAATCATGCGCTTGGACAACATGCTACTAGCAGAAGGTGTGTCAGGACCAGAGAAGGGTGGAGGATCAGctgcggcggcagcagcagcggctGCAGCAGGGGGCTCACCAACCGACAGCAGCATCGAGCACTCCGACTACCGAGCCAAGCTCGCCCAGATCCGTCAAATCTATCACTCTGAGCTGGAGAAATATGAACAG GCCTGCAGCGAGTTCACCAACCATGTAATGAACCTGCTGAGGGAGCAGTCTCGCACACGGCCCATCTCTCCCAAGGAGATTGAGCGCATGGTGGCCATAATCCACCGCAAATTCAGttccattcagatgcagctcaaACAGAGCACCTGTGAAGCCGTCATGATTTTACGCTCACGCTTCCTTGATGCcag ACGCAAGAGGCGCAACTTCAACAAGCAAGCTACAGAGGTGTTGAACGAATATTTCTACTCCCACTTGTCTAACCCCTACCCTAGTGAAGAAGCAAAGGAAGAACTGGCCAAAAAGTGCGGGATCACAGTGTCTCAG GTCTCTAATTGGTTTGGCAATAAGAGAATACGCTATAAGAAGAACATTGGAAAGTTCCAGGAAGAAGCAAATCTGTACGCAGTTAAAACGGCGGTGGACGCTGCCAATGTTTCAGCGCAGGCCAGCCAGGCCAACTCTCCAGCAACGCCCAACTCAG GTGGATACCCTGCACCGTGCTACACACCTGACGGGCGGCTATGA
- the LOC101159440 gene encoding pre-B-cell leukemia transcription factor 1 isoform X1: MDDQTRMLTGLTGLGGLPQPDVGDPDSVRKQQSLGQPQQDIGDILQQIMAITDESLDEAQARCWPEESPAHRGGSDDPTEGGRAGGGMAGGGLPLNFQHRKHALNCHRMKPALFSVLCEIKEKTVLSIRGVQEEDPPDPQIMRLDNMLLAEGVSGPEKGGGSAAAAAAAAAAGGSPTDSSIEHSDYRAKLAQIRQIYHSELEKYEQACSEFTNHVMNLLREQSRTRPISPKEIERMVAIIHRKFSSIQMQLKQSTCEAVMILRSRFLDARRKRRNFNKQATEVLNEYFYSHLSNPYPSEEAKEELAKKCGITVSQVSNWFGNKRIRYKKNIGKFQEEANLYAVKTAVDAANVSAQASQANSPATPNSGSPGSYSMSHTGDTYLGLHSLNGEGLSIGPSLQPQVDTLHRATHLTGGYEELSGSDLFTPHRLDANSWQDTTNPSSVTSPPDPPNSVHSDTSN; encoded by the exons ATGGATGATCAGACCAGGATGTTAACTGGTCTCACCGGACTCGGTGGACTACCGCAACCCGATGTTGGTGACCCAGACTCGGTCAGAAAACAGCAGTCCCTTGGTCAACCGCAACAAGACATTGGGGATATTCTACAGCAAATAATGGCCATCACCGACGAAAGCCTGGACGAAGCACAGGCCAG ATGCTGGCCAGAGGAATCGCCGGCGCATAGGGGTGGATCAGACGACCCCACAGAGGGAGGGAGAGCAGGGGGGGGCATGGCAGGGGGTGGCCTGCCACTCAACTTCCAGCACAG GAAGCATGCCCTGAATTGTCACAGAATGAAGCCGGCGCTTTTCAGCGTTCTCTGTGAAATCAAAGAGAAGACTG TGCTGAGTATACGTGGTGTGCAGGAGGAAGATCCCCCAGATCCTCAAATCATGCGCTTGGACAACATGCTACTAGCAGAAGGTGTGTCAGGACCAGAGAAGGGTGGAGGATCAGctgcggcggcagcagcagcggctGCAGCAGGGGGCTCACCAACCGACAGCAGCATCGAGCACTCCGACTACCGAGCCAAGCTCGCCCAGATCCGTCAAATCTATCACTCTGAGCTGGAGAAATATGAACAG GCCTGCAGCGAGTTCACCAACCATGTAATGAACCTGCTGAGGGAGCAGTCTCGCACACGGCCCATCTCTCCCAAGGAGATTGAGCGCATGGTGGCCATAATCCACCGCAAATTCAGttccattcagatgcagctcaaACAGAGCACCTGTGAAGCCGTCATGATTTTACGCTCACGCTTCCTTGATGCcag ACGCAAGAGGCGCAACTTCAACAAGCAAGCTACAGAGGTGTTGAACGAATATTTCTACTCCCACTTGTCTAACCCCTACCCTAGTGAAGAAGCAAAGGAAGAACTGGCCAAAAAGTGCGGGATCACAGTGTCTCAG GTCTCTAATTGGTTTGGCAATAAGAGAATACGCTATAAGAAGAACATTGGAAAGTTCCAGGAAGAAGCAAATCTGTACGCAGTTAAAACGGCGGTGGACGCTGCCAATGTTTCAGCGCAGGCCAGCCAGGCCAACTCTCCAGCAACGCCCAACTCAG GGTCACCGGGGTCATACAGCATGTCTCACACAGGGGACACCTACCTTGGCCTGCATTCCCTTAATGGTGAGGGTCTCAGCATCGGCCCCTCTCTACAGCCTCAG GTGGATACCCTGCACCGTGCTACACACCTGACGGGCGGCTATGAGGAGTTGTCGGGCAGTGACTTGTTCACGCCTCATCGCCTGGAT GCCAACAGCTGGCAGGACACCACCAACCCCTCCTCAGTTACCTCCCCTCCTGATCCCCCCAACAGTGTCCACTCTGACACTTCCAACTGA
- the LOC101159440 gene encoding pre-B-cell leukemia transcription factor 1 isoform X2, with protein sequence MDDQTRMLTGLTGLGGLPQPDVGDPDSVRKQQSLGQPQQDIGDILQQIMAITDESLDEAQARKHALNCHRMKPALFSVLCEIKEKTVLSIRGVQEEDPPDPQIMRLDNMLLAEGVSGPEKGGGSAAAAAAAAAAGGSPTDSSIEHSDYRAKLAQIRQIYHSELEKYEQACSEFTNHVMNLLREQSRTRPISPKEIERMVAIIHRKFSSIQMQLKQSTCEAVMILRSRFLDARRKRRNFNKQATEVLNEYFYSHLSNPYPSEEAKEELAKKCGITVSQVSNWFGNKRIRYKKNIGKFQEEANLYAVKTAVDAANVSAQASQANSPATPNSGSPGSYSMSHTGDTYLGLHSLNGEGLSIGPSLQPQVDTLHRATHLTGGYEELSGSDLFTPHRLDANSWQDTTNPSSVTSPPDPPNSVHSDTSN encoded by the exons ATGGATGATCAGACCAGGATGTTAACTGGTCTCACCGGACTCGGTGGACTACCGCAACCCGATGTTGGTGACCCAGACTCGGTCAGAAAACAGCAGTCCCTTGGTCAACCGCAACAAGACATTGGGGATATTCTACAGCAAATAATGGCCATCACCGACGAAAGCCTGGACGAAGCACAGGCCAG GAAGCATGCCCTGAATTGTCACAGAATGAAGCCGGCGCTTTTCAGCGTTCTCTGTGAAATCAAAGAGAAGACTG TGCTGAGTATACGTGGTGTGCAGGAGGAAGATCCCCCAGATCCTCAAATCATGCGCTTGGACAACATGCTACTAGCAGAAGGTGTGTCAGGACCAGAGAAGGGTGGAGGATCAGctgcggcggcagcagcagcggctGCAGCAGGGGGCTCACCAACCGACAGCAGCATCGAGCACTCCGACTACCGAGCCAAGCTCGCCCAGATCCGTCAAATCTATCACTCTGAGCTGGAGAAATATGAACAG GCCTGCAGCGAGTTCACCAACCATGTAATGAACCTGCTGAGGGAGCAGTCTCGCACACGGCCCATCTCTCCCAAGGAGATTGAGCGCATGGTGGCCATAATCCACCGCAAATTCAGttccattcagatgcagctcaaACAGAGCACCTGTGAAGCCGTCATGATTTTACGCTCACGCTTCCTTGATGCcag ACGCAAGAGGCGCAACTTCAACAAGCAAGCTACAGAGGTGTTGAACGAATATTTCTACTCCCACTTGTCTAACCCCTACCCTAGTGAAGAAGCAAAGGAAGAACTGGCCAAAAAGTGCGGGATCACAGTGTCTCAG GTCTCTAATTGGTTTGGCAATAAGAGAATACGCTATAAGAAGAACATTGGAAAGTTCCAGGAAGAAGCAAATCTGTACGCAGTTAAAACGGCGGTGGACGCTGCCAATGTTTCAGCGCAGGCCAGCCAGGCCAACTCTCCAGCAACGCCCAACTCAG GGTCACCGGGGTCATACAGCATGTCTCACACAGGGGACACCTACCTTGGCCTGCATTCCCTTAATGGTGAGGGTCTCAGCATCGGCCCCTCTCTACAGCCTCAG GTGGATACCCTGCACCGTGCTACACACCTGACGGGCGGCTATGAGGAGTTGTCGGGCAGTGACTTGTTCACGCCTCATCGCCTGGAT GCCAACAGCTGGCAGGACACCACCAACCCCTCCTCAGTTACCTCCCCTCCTGATCCCCCCAACAGTGTCCACTCTGACACTTCCAACTGA
- the LOC101159440 gene encoding pre-B-cell leukemia transcription factor 1 isoform X3, whose amino-acid sequence MDDQTRMLTGLTGLGGLPQPDVGDPDSVRKQQSLGQPQQDIGDILQQIMAITDESLDEAQARCWPEESPAHRGGSDDPTEGGRAGGGMAGGGLPLNFQHRKHALNCHRMKPALFSVLCEIKEKTVLSIRGVQEEDPPDPQIMRLDNMLLAEGVSGPEKGGGSAAAAAAAAAAGGSPTDSSIEHSDYRAKLAQIRQIYHSELEKYEQACSEFTNHVMNLLREQSRTRPISPKEIERMVAIIHRKFSSIQMQLKQSTCEAVMILRSRFLDARRKRRNFNKQATEVLNEYFYSHLSNPYPSEEAKEELAKKCGITVSQVSNWFGNKRIRYKKNIGKFQEEANLYAVKTAVDAANVSAQASQANSPATPNSGGYPAPCYTPDGRL is encoded by the exons ATGGATGATCAGACCAGGATGTTAACTGGTCTCACCGGACTCGGTGGACTACCGCAACCCGATGTTGGTGACCCAGACTCGGTCAGAAAACAGCAGTCCCTTGGTCAACCGCAACAAGACATTGGGGATATTCTACAGCAAATAATGGCCATCACCGACGAAAGCCTGGACGAAGCACAGGCCAG ATGCTGGCCAGAGGAATCGCCGGCGCATAGGGGTGGATCAGACGACCCCACAGAGGGAGGGAGAGCAGGGGGGGGCATGGCAGGGGGTGGCCTGCCACTCAACTTCCAGCACAG GAAGCATGCCCTGAATTGTCACAGAATGAAGCCGGCGCTTTTCAGCGTTCTCTGTGAAATCAAAGAGAAGACTG TGCTGAGTATACGTGGTGTGCAGGAGGAAGATCCCCCAGATCCTCAAATCATGCGCTTGGACAACATGCTACTAGCAGAAGGTGTGTCAGGACCAGAGAAGGGTGGAGGATCAGctgcggcggcagcagcagcggctGCAGCAGGGGGCTCACCAACCGACAGCAGCATCGAGCACTCCGACTACCGAGCCAAGCTCGCCCAGATCCGTCAAATCTATCACTCTGAGCTGGAGAAATATGAACAG GCCTGCAGCGAGTTCACCAACCATGTAATGAACCTGCTGAGGGAGCAGTCTCGCACACGGCCCATCTCTCCCAAGGAGATTGAGCGCATGGTGGCCATAATCCACCGCAAATTCAGttccattcagatgcagctcaaACAGAGCACCTGTGAAGCCGTCATGATTTTACGCTCACGCTTCCTTGATGCcag ACGCAAGAGGCGCAACTTCAACAAGCAAGCTACAGAGGTGTTGAACGAATATTTCTACTCCCACTTGTCTAACCCCTACCCTAGTGAAGAAGCAAAGGAAGAACTGGCCAAAAAGTGCGGGATCACAGTGTCTCAG GTCTCTAATTGGTTTGGCAATAAGAGAATACGCTATAAGAAGAACATTGGAAAGTTCCAGGAAGAAGCAAATCTGTACGCAGTTAAAACGGCGGTGGACGCTGCCAATGTTTCAGCGCAGGCCAGCCAGGCCAACTCTCCAGCAACGCCCAACTCAG GTGGATACCCTGCACCGTGCTACACACCTGACGGGCGGCTATGA